Proteins from a single region of Streptomyces griseiscabiei:
- a CDS encoding glycerate kinase family protein produces MLNRVAVAPSGFKESLSAEAAADAIAEGVRRVLPHAEVDLIPLVDGGEGTAAALATATGGRLVPRLATGPVGDPVDTHFALLGTHDPAATGIAVVEMAAVAGLTLVPRALRDPGATTTYGVGELIRAALDTGVRRILVGCGDSGTSDGGAGALQALGARLLDARGAELPAGGRELGRLDRIDPSGLDPRLREVELLVACNPFNVLCGDRGVARVFGPQKGATPEQVEELSAGLENWARVLTRDLAPPSTDLRAGPGTGASGGLGAGLAALGARLLPRFEVLLGHLDLDARLARADLVVTAEGALDHQTPRGKVPAEVARRAKLYGRPVLALAGTLGEGAHEVPGVDACTGILPAPMALAEALVRASELLTDATERALRMIVLGARVTAGSAAADHPPGQTAGTQRPSSVR; encoded by the coding sequence ATGCTGAACCGAGTCGCCGTAGCCCCCAGTGGCTTCAAGGAGTCCCTGTCCGCCGAGGCCGCCGCCGACGCCATCGCGGAGGGCGTCCGCCGCGTCCTGCCCCACGCGGAGGTGGATCTGATCCCGCTGGTGGACGGCGGCGAGGGCACCGCCGCCGCGCTGGCCACCGCCACCGGCGGCCGGCTGGTCCCCCGGCTCGCCACGGGCCCGGTCGGCGATCCGGTCGACACCCACTTCGCCCTGCTCGGCACGCACGACCCGGCGGCGACGGGGATCGCCGTGGTCGAGATGGCCGCCGTCGCGGGCCTCACCCTCGTCCCCCGGGCCCTCCGCGATCCCGGCGCCACCACCACGTACGGCGTCGGCGAACTGATCCGCGCCGCGCTCGACACCGGCGTACGGCGGATCCTGGTCGGCTGCGGCGACTCCGGCACCTCGGACGGCGGGGCCGGTGCCCTCCAGGCGCTGGGCGCCCGGCTCCTGGACGCGCGGGGCGCCGAACTCCCTGCGGGAGGGCGGGAGTTGGGCCGTCTGGACCGGATCGACCCGTCCGGTCTGGATCCCCGCCTCAGGGAGGTGGAGCTGCTGGTGGCCTGCAACCCGTTCAACGTGCTCTGCGGCGACCGGGGGGTCGCCCGGGTCTTCGGCCCGCAGAAGGGGGCGACACCGGAGCAGGTCGAGGAGCTGTCGGCGGGCCTGGAGAACTGGGCGCGCGTCCTCACCCGTGACCTCGCCCCGCCGAGCACGGACCTCCGCGCCGGCCCGGGGACCGGTGCCTCCGGCGGGCTGGGCGCCGGGCTGGCGGCCCTGGGCGCCCGGCTGCTCCCCCGCTTCGAGGTGCTCCTGGGCCATCTGGACCTCGACGCCCGGCTGGCCCGCGCCGACCTGGTCGTCACGGCCGAGGGCGCCCTCGACCACCAGACGCCCCGCGGCAAGGTCCCCGCCGAGGTGGCCCGCCGCGCCAAGCTGTACGGCCGCCCGGTGCTGGCCCTCGCGGGCACCCTCGGCGAAGGCGCGCACGAGGTGCCGGGTGTCGACGCCTGCACCGGCATCCTGCCCGCCCCGATGGCCCTCGCCGAGGCCCTGGTCCGCGCGAGCGAACTGCTCACCGACGCCACCGAGCGGGCCCTGCGGATGATCGTGCTGGGCGCCCGGGTGACGGCGGGTTCAGCCGCCGCGGATCACCCGCCGGGTCAGACGGCGGGGACGCAACGCCCGTCCTCCGTACGGTAG
- a CDS encoding aminotransferase class V-fold PLP-dependent enzyme: MSVSTLAATQSVCAPLPVLGRDVTVPLVTGGEVTYAALDYAASAPALQRVWDDVAAYAPYYGSVHRGAGYLSQLSTDLFENARRTVAEFLDCRDGDQVVFTRSTTDSLNLLAAALPADCQVFVFETEHHASLLPWRDARVTYLDAPRTPEQAVATLESALAGRDPYGPALVCVTGASNVTGEIWPVRELAAAAHAHGARIVLDAAQLAPHHAVSVQELDVDWVAFSGHKLYAPFGSGVLAGRADWLTAAEPYLAGGGASRKVTRRTDGGVDVEWHESAARHEAGSPNVIGAYSIASACKALTEAGFDTLVARERYLIDAVRAGLAEVPEVRILSLFGDDAPRVGVISFVVEGWNSSHFAAALSAEYGIGVRDGLFCAHPLVRTLLGSDPGTQGECGAPEAAPGERSLNAIRVSFGAGTPDEHVERFVGAVKELVSNGAQWNYRTEDGRCVPAV, translated from the coding sequence ATGTCTGTCTCCACCCTTGCCGCCACCCAGTCCGTTTGTGCCCCGCTGCCCGTTCTGGGACGGGATGTCACCGTCCCGCTCGTCACCGGTGGCGAGGTCACCTACGCCGCCCTCGACTACGCGGCCAGCGCCCCGGCCCTGCAGCGCGTATGGGACGACGTGGCGGCGTACGCGCCGTACTACGGGAGCGTGCACCGGGGCGCCGGGTACCTCTCCCAGCTGTCGACGGACCTCTTCGAGAACGCCCGGAGGACCGTCGCCGAGTTCCTCGACTGCCGGGACGGCGACCAGGTGGTGTTCACCCGGTCGACCACCGACTCGCTGAACCTCCTCGCCGCCGCCCTCCCCGCCGACTGCCAGGTCTTCGTCTTCGAGACCGAGCACCACGCCTCGCTGCTGCCCTGGCGGGACGCGCGGGTGACCTATCTGGACGCGCCCCGGACGCCGGAACAGGCCGTCGCCACGCTGGAGTCGGCGCTCGCGGGGCGCGACCCGTACGGGCCGGCGCTGGTGTGCGTCACCGGGGCCTCCAATGTCACCGGGGAGATCTGGCCGGTGCGTGAGCTGGCCGCCGCCGCGCACGCGCACGGTGCGCGGATCGTGCTCGACGCGGCCCAGCTGGCGCCCCACCACGCCGTCTCCGTACAGGAGTTGGACGTCGACTGGGTCGCCTTCTCCGGCCACAAGCTGTACGCGCCCTTCGGCTCGGGCGTGCTCGCCGGCCGCGCCGACTGGCTCACCGCGGCCGAGCCGTACCTCGCCGGCGGCGGCGCCTCCCGCAAGGTGACCCGGCGCACGGACGGCGGTGTGGACGTCGAGTGGCACGAGAGTGCCGCCCGCCACGAGGCCGGCTCGCCCAACGTCATCGGCGCCTACTCCATCGCCTCCGCCTGCAAGGCCCTCACCGAGGCCGGGTTCGACACGCTGGTCGCCCGCGAGCGGTATCTGATCGACGCTGTACGGGCCGGGCTCGCCGAGGTGCCCGAGGTGCGGATCCTCTCCCTCTTCGGGGACGACGCCCCGCGTGTCGGCGTGATCTCCTTCGTCGTCGAGGGCTGGAACAGCTCCCACTTCGCCGCCGCGCTCTCCGCCGAGTACGGCATCGGCGTCCGCGACGGCCTCTTCTGCGCCCACCCCCTCGTGCGCACCCTGCTCGGCAGCGACCCGGGGACGCAGGGCGAGTGCGGCGCCCCCGAGGCCGCGCCCGGCGAGCGGTCCCTCAACGCGATCCGGGTGAGCTTCGGCGCGGGCACCCCCGACGAGCACGTGGAACGGTTCGTGGGCGCGGTGAAGGAGCTGGTGAGCAACGGCGCCCAGTGGAACTACCGTACGGAGGACGGGCGTTGCGTCCCCGCCGTCTGA
- the trpD gene encoding anthranilate phosphoribosyltransferase, whose product MSAVTPAGGDTAAGRSWPAVLNALLSGHDQDAGATFWAMDQIMRGEATDAQIAGFVVALRAKGETVAEITGLVDALYEHANLIEVAGRTVDIVGTGGDGAKTVNISTMSSIVVAGTGAKVVKHGNRAASSASGASDVLEKLGVNLELTPKRVAEVAEEAGITFCFAVKFHPALRHVAAARGQLGIRTVFNALGPLANPAKVRAQAVGVADPRMAPIMAGVFAGRGNSSLVFRGDDGLDELTTTATSRVWVVRDGQVTEEAFDPRDVGLELVPVEALRGADASYNADVARRLLGGETGPVRDAVLLNSAAALVALDPTSASLAEQVRDGMAKAAESIDSGAARRALERWVTATNR is encoded by the coding sequence ATGAGCGCTGTGACCCCCGCTGGAGGCGACACCGCGGCGGGCCGTTCCTGGCCCGCCGTGCTGAACGCGCTGCTGTCCGGGCACGACCAGGACGCCGGCGCCACGTTCTGGGCGATGGACCAGATCATGCGCGGGGAGGCGACGGACGCGCAGATCGCCGGGTTCGTGGTGGCGCTGCGGGCCAAGGGGGAGACGGTCGCCGAGATCACCGGTCTCGTCGACGCGCTGTACGAGCACGCCAATCTGATCGAGGTGGCCGGGCGGACCGTCGACATCGTCGGTACGGGCGGGGACGGCGCCAAGACGGTCAACATCTCCACCATGTCGTCGATCGTCGTCGCCGGTACGGGCGCGAAGGTCGTCAAGCACGGCAACCGCGCCGCCTCGTCGGCGTCCGGCGCCTCCGATGTGCTGGAGAAGCTGGGCGTCAATCTGGAGCTGACACCGAAGCGGGTCGCCGAGGTCGCCGAGGAGGCCGGGATCACCTTCTGCTTCGCGGTGAAGTTCCACCCGGCGCTGCGTCATGTGGCCGCCGCGCGCGGGCAGTTGGGCATCCGTACGGTCTTCAACGCGCTCGGGCCGCTGGCGAACCCGGCGAAGGTGCGGGCCCAGGCGGTCGGGGTCGCCGACCCCCGGATGGCGCCCATCATGGCCGGTGTCTTCGCCGGGCGCGGCAACTCCTCGCTGGTCTTCCGCGGCGACGACGGCCTCGACGAGCTGACCACCACGGCGACGTCGCGGGTCTGGGTCGTCCGGGACGGCCAGGTGACCGAGGAGGCCTTCGACCCGCGTGACGTCGGGCTGGAGCTGGTGCCGGTGGAGGCGCTGCGGGGGGCCGACGCGTCCTACAACGCGGATGTCGCGCGGCGGTTGCTGGGCGGGGAGACGGGGCCCGTGCGGGACGCGGTGCTCTTGAACTCGGCGGCGGCGCTGGTGGCGTTGGACCCGACGTCCGCGTCGCTGGCGGAGCAGGTGCGTGATGGCATGGCGAAGGCTGCGGAGTCGATCGACTCCGGGGCGGCGCGGCGGGCTCTTGAGCGGTGGGTCACGGCGACGAACCGGTAG